Within Sander lucioperca isolate FBNREF2018 chromosome 22, SLUC_FBN_1.2, whole genome shotgun sequence, the genomic segment AACTGACAGATGTAATCTAAAAAGTACTTAATAACGTATCTTAATGAACAGTATCTTAATAGCTACTCGACTTTAAACTGCACAGAGGTAGCTGCAATGTAAAGCAAAAACAATAACTCTAGATACTTGATCATTCtatagaccaaatgattaaaCCAAAAAAATCTGTAGATTAACGTTActagataatgaaaataatcgttagttgcagacCTAACCTACTGTATTATATTAGCACATTAGTATATGCAAAATAAAGTGCAATTCAGAATAACTACATTATGATAACTCGCATGAACAGTCGAACTGAAAGTGTTGCTACAATGTATTAAAGGTTTAAGTTACAATACAATAATGTATAGGAAAACAACCAGGACTATTTCAAATTAAGTTAAGTTAGTTTCTCCAACATGTGCTGGTTCACTCTATTGCAAAACAAACGTAAACGAGTTGCACAGCTAAACCTAATCACACCAGCATTTACCTCCTGCTTCTGCGTCCGCCGTACCCGCCTCCGTATCTGCGTGGCGGAGCACCTCTCCTGCTGTACATGGAGTCCGGAGGTCGTCCGTAGCGGGCCATCTGCACCCGAAGCTCCCGCCCGTCAAGCAGCGCTCCGTCCATAGCATCCATGGCGTCCTCGGCGTCGCGCTTGTCGAGGAACCGCACAAAGGCGAACCCGCGGCTCTCCTTGGTGTACCTGTCTCGGGGGATATACACATCTCCCACACGGCCGTACTTCTCAAAAACTCGGCGCAGAGTCTCCGGCGAAGTTCGGTAAGTCAGGTTGTCCACTTTCAGGGAGGTCATACCCTCAACGTCTGGCGGCGCCCTTCCGTAGCTCATGTTTTCGTCTCCTAGCAAGACAGCCGGACTGTTAAGTCGAAACTCGTTAGGCCCTATTGTTAAGTAAACGGTTGCTGTTAGTTTATAAATCTCCAGTTGGCGAATTTGGTTCAAATTCTAGCTggtgtttttaattgttttgcaCTAGTCGTCATCCCTACCGCGCTGCTTTCATGTGAAATGGCGGCATCTAAGCTTCCTTTTCCCCTTTCTTTGCGCCTGTGTTGGCCTCCTCCGATTGGCTACTCCACTGTTTACCTTCCGCCACGTAAACCGTTACACACTGCCCTCTATCGACAGGGAGTCGCTTAACGGCCATATTGCACAACCCCGTTTTGTTTCATTAAAAATATCATACTAGCTATTTGGTATGAGttaactgttttttgtttttgtagtttATCCACGCCAGACATTGTTGCTATGATTCCCGGGTCGTTGTACAACTTTTAACATTTTGATTGCCGTGGCCCTACTTGTTGcgaaaaaatgctttttatagTAGTGTAGCCTACAGACAGTCTTTCCCGTTATTAGGGTAAATTGTCGAGTTTTTAGCCTTCCCCACACATGTTCAGAGGGAAGGCTAATATAGTTTTTGCTTGGAGTATGTATGCAACAGACAGACGCGTCCTTTCTCTGCACTGCAGTCAGCGCCACTCGCACATTTGGCGTAGGACGGTCACGTTACAAAGTGGGTCGGCACTGTAGCTGCTGCTGGAGAGAGGACTGCGCAAAAACCACGGCCCGGATTTGTGCCTGCCTTACGTCATGGGGAGCCTCAGACCTCTTTGACAGGATCCAACAACGAGAAGCACCGGGGATGTGTAATCAACATCCAGCGGGCCGGGGGATGTCGACGAGCACACGGCTGATTTGTGCCACATACTCGCCCTTAAAGTAAAACCAGACACGGATATTTCGCTTCGATTGTACGATTGCGGCGCACCATGCGACCGCCTCTCCGCTATTAAAGGGACTACAACGGCTGTTTTCTACCTCAAAAACGAGCTGTTGACCGAGGAGGGATAAGCACCCGGAGAACTAATCCGCAGAACGGTCACATTCACGGCGGGGTTTGGACCTGACAGAAATGGACAGGGCAGCACGAACTGGATTAAATGATAGGGAATAAAAGAGACGCCGCGAACAAAGCGAACCTGAAGTGTTATGCTCGTTAATACGTGTGGTCTTTATTTGACTGGAAATGGGAGCTTTAACAAGCAGACAGAACATAGGCGTGGAAGAAGTGGACATTCCGTCCAGTTCGGTGTACCGTTATCCACCGAAATCCGGTAAGTCACAGAACAACAGGTCCGACTGGGGGCGGGTAACTGTTACAGTATTTTGTGCTTTAAACGCATCCATCACCATCAAAATCCTCACCATTTTACCTTTTAGCTGCAGGGCATTTGGGCCTTAAACCTGGAGTACGTTACCTGTGGAGAGAACGGAGGACCAATGCCTGATTTTTCTGAGCTTTTTTCAACCTTATTTCCCCCTTAACATGTTTAAATTGTATCTTGCCTTTACTTCATGTTTATCTATTAGGCTACATGTTATCATGTCATCTAATGTATTTATGTCACTGCAGCATCTTCTTATTTACCCGTCCTTCGTGAATACCCCTTATAGCCTACAAGTTAACCTTAGCCTATATTTTCATCTATTTGCAGTGTCGGATACATAACTGGAATTGGCTCTAGTCTCGATGCATCTGGGCATCGATAGCCTGGGAGCTAGACTTGTGTTGATGGCATCATACCTACCTCAGTTtgtctgtaaaataaataagtaatgaTGGATCCCAAGaggatgaaaatgaaaagaccAACATCACCATTAGCAGTAGAGACGTTCATCCATGGAAGTTGTGTTCAGTGTGAATGAGGTTTTTTAGTTGAAAAAAGGACTGTAaccaatgtttttttccccattatCCCTTAATTTGTAGATTTCTTTTcaatataaaatgtcaaaatagtgAATAATGTCATTCATAATTTCCCAGAGCCGAGGTTGACGTcttcaaagtgctttaaaagAGTCCCAAAGCCAAAAGCATTAGATTTATAATgatttaaacagagattagcagaacattttc encodes:
- the srsf2a gene encoding serine and arginine rich splicing factor 2a; this encodes MSYGRAPPDVEGMTSLKVDNLTYRTSPETLRRVFEKYGRVGDVYIPRDRYTKESRGFAFVRFLDKRDAEDAMDAMDGALLDGRELRVQMARYGRPPDSMYSRRGAPPRRYGGGYGGRRSRSRSGSPRRRRRSRSRSRSRSRSRSRSHHHYSRSRSHSDSRSRSKSKSKSRTPRRSKTKSPSRSRSSKSRSRTPPSNRGSKSRSRSKSKSRPKSPEDNEAMT